A genome region from Fusarium musae strain F31 chromosome 5, whole genome shotgun sequence includes the following:
- a CDS encoding hypothetical protein (EggNog:ENOG41) — MVLTYFLPFILWACLGQATLTPRKPFDTAFYVFNGAWPCSQDQLKTISGAIDEAHDLANAAINVLSKSGSEQSIAFGSWFGSSNGTPDRRDIILKRHFQAVLENLVPSTAAAQFRLSHSPFLNPQQGFTITESSLVYACPPASEPLCDGNTVAAVQSATGSRAAVFGATLLVLCPDFFENKPNLDSAVQLWKTEHTLGDNLSRGFALVHEVQHMMQATESEEERCDDLQDPFEANKDCYSASCCFRLSDAQKIKNAQNYAIYALDVLAFPDTAGSPSSSCNLPQKREEVPFLNFFKRQAQPLPESVPPAPFHNTSATFVTLPKTSTEPLSSEVPVTPTSNVTTPGGVPTEPVTSDSPITTSFIETTTTSSAAPTITVSGGATVVVPVGAVVFGGPGGGVISVGGVLIPVAAGAVVTAKPEDEQKPTDPDDKSEEPTITSTLTSTSTESESCSVPTTTATYGSEGNAVCKDLSGMSNDQLLQLIPEFGQVSSSAEPVPTSTPGASNTSAIISDTPSPSTFLTTLSPKPEVPTSTVNTTSILVTIPASGSSTLVTVPSIQTTVPFIGDTTNCNLTNDAVSECQNLVNGKRACLYSQ; from the exons ATGGTCTTGACTTATTTCCTTCCTTTCATCTTATGGGCTTGTCTGGGACAAGCCACTTTGACCCCTCGCAAACCGTTCGACACAGCGTTCTACGTCTTCAACGGAGCTTGGCCATGTTCCCAAGATCAGCTCAAAACAATCTCCGGTGCCATCGACGAGGCACATGATCTCGCCAATGCAGCTATCAATGTCCTTTCAAAGTCTGGCTCTGAACAGTCGATCGCCTTCGGCTCTTGGTTTGGCTCGA GCAACGGCACTCCTGATCGAAGAGACATCATTCTCAAGAGACACTTCCAGGCCGTTCTGGAGAATCTTGTCCCATCCACTGCCGCCGCCCAATTTCGACTCTCCCACAGCCCGTTCCTGAATCCCCAGCAAGGCTTTACCATCACTGAGTCTTCTCTGGTCTACGCCTGTCCTCCCGCTTCTGAGCCACTATGCGATGGCAATACCGTGGCAGCTGTTCAAAGCGCAACTGGCTCTCGGGCAGCAGTATTTGGGGCGACGCTTCTCGTTCTTTGCCCTGATTTCTTCGAAAACAAGCCTAATCTCGATAGTGCTGTTCAACTGTGGAAAACGGAACATACCCTGGGTGATAATCTGTCGCGTGGCTTTGCACTCGTGCATGAAGTTCAGCATATGATGCAAGCGACTGAATCAGAAGAGGAACGATGTGATGACTTGCAGGACCCGTTTGAGGCTAATAAGGACTGTTATTCAGCTAGCTG CTGTTTCCGGCTTTCCGATGCccaaaagatcaagaacGCTCAGAACTACGCTATCTACGCACTTGATGTATTGGCTTTTCCTGATACTGCGGGATCTCCGTCGTCTTCATGTAATTTACCGCAGAAGCGTGAAGAAGTCCCCTTcttgaacttcttcaagcGTCAAGCACAGCCACTACCAGAATCTGTGCCGCCTGCTCCTTTCCACAATACTTCCGCAACATTCGTTACCCTCCCAAAGACTAGCACGGAACCTTTGTCCTCCGAGGTTCCTGTAACTCCTACTAGCAACGTTACCACGCCAGGCGGGGTTCCTACAGAGCCGGTTACATCTGATAGCCCAATCACCACTTCTTTCATCGAGACCACGACCACGTCCTCAGCAGCACCAACTATTACAGTCAGCGGTGGTGCCACAGTTGTAGTACCTGTCGGTGCCGTCGTTTTTGGAGGACCTGGTGGCGGTGTGATCTCTGTTGGTGGTGTCTTAATCCCcgttgctgctggtgctgtcgTGACGGCCAAGCCTGAGGATGAACAGAAGCCAACAGATCCAGATGACAAGTCCGAAGAGCCGACCATCACTTCAACTCTAACCTCTACTTCTACGGAATCAGAATCATGCAGCGTGCCAACTACGACGGCGACGTATGGTTCAGAAGGAAATGCAGTCTGTAAGGATTTGTCAGGGATGAGCAACGATCAGCTCTTGCAACTCATCCCAGAGTTTGGCCAAGTCAGCTCTTCAGCTGAGCCTGTACCAACCTCTACACCAGGCGCTTCCAATACTTCCGCCATCATCTCAGATACGCCTTCAccttcaaccttcttgacgaCACTATCTCCTAAGCCAGAAGTTCCGACATCTACTGTAAACACGACTTCAATCCTAGTGACAATTCCAGCCAGTGGCTCGAGTACTCTGGTGACTGTACCAAGTATACAGACAACTGTCCCTTTTATCGGTGACACGACAAACTGCAACCTAACAAATGACGCGGTGAGCGAATGTCAGAACTTGGTCAATGGAAAGAGGGCTTGTCTTTACTCTCAGTAA
- a CDS encoding hypothetical protein (EggNog:ENOG41): protein MSSLPERFVIIVDGQHVAKPEHDHNEIRPAEVGDKSSAATFELQGDTLVSGDWALGCSKLAGQVTNHFRVPASVVVWFRKDQAQELYPVLVKEGEDGPQLRFAHNSIDEEGGPLTLAGKQLLSYTAGDLGEKTAVEIVSSQE from the exons ATGTCTTCCCTCCCGGAGcgcttcgtcatcatcgttgatGGCCAACACGTAGCCAAGCCAGAGCACGACCACAATGAAATCCGCCCCGCTGAAGTCGGCGATAAGTCTTCCGCCGCCACATTTGAGCTTCAGGGAGATACTCTTGTCAGCGGTGACTGGGCCTTGGGCTGCAGCAAGCTTGCAGGCCAGGTAACGAACCACTTTAGAGTGCCTGCCTCAGTTGTTGTCTGGTTCAGAAAGGACCAGGCACAGGAACTCTATCCGGTTCTAGTGAAGGAAGGGGAAGATGGGCCTCAGCTCAGATTTGCCC ACAACTCTATTGACGAAGAGGGTGGCCCTTTGACTCTCGCCGGCAAGCAGCTTCTCTCCTATACCGCAGGCG ACCTCGGTGAAAAAACAGCTGTCGAGATCGTCTCCAGTCAGGAGTAA
- a CDS encoding hypothetical protein (EggNog:ENOG41) — MFDIRKISTPLISSSLIVGGCGFLGFHLTRQLLQDDESGQVYVLDRDISRNRHENVSYIEGDISDGEFVRRAINEIQPTVIFHCASPIAALPMNREGEFYATNVKGTEVLLTAASECDAVQAFVFTSSVDAYANPPHTNADETYPLWSPHDKSNEYNRTKAIGDRLVREANGSRLRTVTLRPGHAYGERHVQGMVEVLDMCKNKKLVQIGDGKNLMEVVSGGNNAIAHALAAKALLDPGRASGKVDGEAFNVSDGAPVPFWHHTRVIWKTARGKDISKDIIVLPAWVMIVAVFAAEWLFWIFTLNTARPPVELRRVSLEYCVYTQTHSIEKARKRLGFNPVSNHDAVVAQSARWMLKYRESMKQKSS; from the coding sequence ATGTTTGACATAAGAAAGATCTCGACACCTCTCATCAGCTCTAGCCTTATCGTTGGTGGTTGCGGCTTTTTGGGGTTTCATCTCACGAGACAATTGCTGCAAGATGACGAAAGCGGTCAGGTCTACGTTTTGGACCGCGACATATCCAGAAACCGACACGAAAATGTGTCGTATATCGAGGGAGACATCTCTGATGGTGAATTTGTGCGAAGAGCTATCAACGAGATCCAACCTACAGTCATTTTTCACTGTGCTTCTCCGATCGCAGCGTTGCCTATGAATCGCGAAGGCGAGTTTTACGCGACAAACGTCAAGGGCACTGAAGTATTGCTTACGGCTGCTTCTGAATGTGATGCTGTTCAGGCGTTCGTCTTTACATCAAGCGTTGATGCATATGCCAACCCGCCTCACACAAATGCTGACGAGACATATCCTCTTTGGTCACCCCACGACAAGTCGAATGAGTACAATCGGACAAAAGCAATTGGTGATCGTCTGGTCCGGGAAGCTAATGGCTCAAGACTACGTACCGTCACTCTACGGCCCGGTCACGCCTATGGAGAAAGACATGTCCAAGGCATGgttgaagttcttgacatGTGCAAAAATAAGAAGCTCGTGCAGATTGGAGACGGGAAGAATCTCATGGAAGTTGTTTCTGGAGGGAACAATGCGATAGCACATGCGCTTGCAGCAAAAGCGCTCTTGGACCCAGGTCGTGCATCCGGCAAGGTTGATGGAGAAGCATTCAACGTCTCCGATGGAGCTCCAGTGCCGTTTTGGCATCACACAAGAGTTATCTGGAAAACAGCAAGAGGTAAAGACATCTCCAAGGATATCATCGTTCTGCCTGCTTGGGTGATGATAGTGGCAGTCTTTGCGGCAGAGTGGCTATTCTGGATATTCACTCTCAACACAGCTAGACCCCCTGTTGAGCTGCGAAGAGTCTCGCTTGAGTACTGCGTCTACACGCAGACTCACAGCATTGAAAAGGCTAGGAAGAGATTGGGATTTAATCCAGTTTCAAATCACGACGCTGTTGTGGCGCAGTCGGCGAGATGGATGTTGAAATATCGAGAGAGCATGAAGCAGAAGTCTAGTTGA
- a CDS encoding hypothetical protein (EggNog:ENOG41) — MYVLLHNSTQGSTTDWFTPGTSTGRKCDGYQTNTPSPPAASPPSPIPSPTSVISTYTTRPEARSFQFFIEKTLVNFQTFFEDDLWNRRVLQVAQSTDCIKHAIVALAYYHELYLTHEQWRSLESVSALKHYNLAIKELLNPSSRISSQGHILLLHGKTDSAIGLFRYGCAMIQQFRRNFSSNGGRRPHSNSDVEATFNLADACFRRIAVQLLMLLGDVDAGVWTSYRETFSNTLPPPGASFPSLSDAREAILELLVEQASPGLKGKPIYETVSYATKVEQWGQSFDNLLTKLENSGRSLSISEQRAIALLQLHRKYLEINVTKYLHGQGDPCFWDRFTAEFDEIVNFAATAAGLDKNYTRRNWAKDSPSEAHFHVDLGYISILVSVIARCRDPHVRRRAIAVMLAERVQEGVFNGTQSARVGAKVMELEEARSGREVRCSSDIPEGARVRTIRVHMLGPENKKVKMVYGFDQGYCEEVREMAE; from the exons ATGTATGTCCTCCTGCATAACTCAACACAAGGATCTACGACTGACTGGTTTACTCCAGGTACATCAACTGGTCGCAAATGCGATGGTTATCAAACCAACACACCTAGTCCCCCAGCTGCGTCACCCCCATCACCTATCCCCTCTCCAACCTCTGTCATCTCCACATATACCACTCGTCCCGAGGCACGATCATTCCAGTTCTTCATCGAAAAGACCCTGGTCAACTTCCAAACCTTCTTTGAAGATGACCTTTGGAATAGAAGAGTTCTACAAGTCGCTCAATCCACGGACTGTATAAAACATGCTATCGTCGCCTTGGCTTATTACCATGAACTTTACCTTACTCATGAACAGTGGAGGAGCCTTGAGTCTGTTTCTGCACTAAAACACTACAACCTTGCTATCAAGGAACTTCTCAACCCATCATCTAGAATCTCATCACAAGGTCATATCCTT cttcttcatggaAAGACTGATTCAGCCATTGGTCTATTTCGCTATGGCTGTGCCATGATCCAACAATTCAGAAGGAACTTCTCTAGCAATGGAGGCCGTCGCCCTCATTCGAATTCTGACGTCGAAGCAACCTTTAATCTCGCTGATGCCTGCTTCAGACGTATTGCGGTGCAACTCCTTATG ctcttggGGGACGTTGATGCAGGTGTTTGGACATCATACCGTGAGACCTTCAGTAATACACTTCCGCCTCCTGGAGCTTCATTTCCATCCCTTTCTGATGCAAGAGAAGCCATACTGGAGCTTCTTGTCGAACAAGCCAGTCCCGGTTTGAAGGGAAAGCCAATCTACGAGACAGTATCATATGCTACAAAGGTCGAGCAATGGGGCCAGTCATTTGATAATCTCTTGACTAAGCTTGAGAACAGTGGCAGAAGCTTAAGTATCAGTGAGCAACGAGCAATCGCTCTATTGCAGCTTCATCGAAAGTACCTGGAGATCAACGTCACCAAGTATTTGCACGGTCAAGGCGACCCTTGCTTTTGGGATCGCTTCACCGCTGAATTTGACGAAATTGTCAACTTCGCGGCCACGGCAGCCGGACTTGACAAGAACTACACTCGAAGGAACTGGGCAAAGGACTCTCCCTCAGAGGCACACTTCCACGTCGACCTAGGGTATATATCAATCTTAGTTTCGGTCATCGCACGATGCCGCGATCCACATGTTCGAAGAAGAGCAATCGCAGTCATGCTAGCAGAGCGTGTACAAGAAGGCGTGTTTAATGGAACCCAGTCAGCCAGAGTTGGGGCAAAGGTGATGGAACTTGAAGAGGCCAGGAGTGGAAGAGAGGTGAGATGTAGTAGTGACATACCTGAGGGTGCGAGAGTTAGGACTATTCGTGTGCATATGCTGGGGCCTGAAAATaagaaggtgaagatggtgtATGGGTTTGATCAAGGATATTGCGAGGAGGTTAGAGAGATGGCTGAGTAG
- a CDS encoding hypothetical protein (EggNog:ENOG41), with product MGKFTIPKCATGLREIDPSLLDLRPDSEIIAQLQTYQPTTSEKNVWAVWDKGFHAMYPSHQRTVINWVRRLGPSWTVRLVDFVEGSPNNIFKYVGKEWFPETFVNKTMDGKHAPQHAADLARLPLIYEHGGVWMDVSNMLHIHLDTLFWDHIASPDTPYEMAAWIITGQIRAKWGDFGNFMFAARKNCEFIKNWHEGYKELWKGRTNVDGFHKHPLIAEIGLAEGLSNPEDENQIYFMTDYVSQMVIGDRTRNLVDVTTGFNGREFWENKVFMVEGIENGILGALKTNLDGQKQADYFLTRLDEPDLDKRSEAEAFMVEMLEKSHMYKMYHNSMGDLPALGDLVKKKENHDITYRPGTFGELYRYGTVHWEPTREVVRLEPQRNGDEIIYGTPTKTAAQIRN from the coding sequence ATGGGCAAATTTACAATCCCCAAGTGCGCTACAGGTCTACGTGAAATCGACCCTTCACTACTAGATCTCCGTCCCGACTCTGAAATCATCGCTCAACTCCAAACATATCAACCCACCACCTCAGAGAAGAATGTCTGGGCAGTCTGGGACAAAGGCTTCCACGCCATGTACCCCAGTCATCAACGCACAGTGATCAATTGGGTCAGGCGCCTCGGTCCTTCATGGACGGTTCGTCTGGTTGATTTCGTCGAAGGCTCGCCTAACAACATTTTCAAGTACGTTGGCAAAGAGTGGTTTCCGGAAACCTTTGTCAATAAAACCATGGATGGAAAACACGCGCCTCAACACGCAGCCGACCTGGCTCGTTTGCCTCTGATTTACGAACATGGCGGAGTTTGGATGGACGTTAGCAATATGCTGCATATCCATCTTGACACGCTGTTCTGGGATCACATTGCATCACCCGATACGCCATACGAAATGGCTGCATGGATCATCACAGGGCAGATCAGAGCCAAATGGGGCGACTTTGGCAATTTCATGTTCGCTGCTCGCAAGAACTGCGAGTTTATCAAGAACTGGCACGAGGGATACAAAGAGCTGTGGAAGGGTCGAACGAATGTCGATGGATTTCACAAGCATCCTCTCATCGCTGAGATCGGTCTCGCTGAAGGCCTTTCAAATCCCGAGGATGAGAACCAGATCTACTTCATGACAGACTATGTCTCACAGATGGTCATCGGTGACCGCACCCGCAACCTTGTCGACGTCACCACCGGCTTCAACGGCCGTGAATTCTGGGAGAACAAGGTCTTCATGGTAGAAGGCATCGAAAATGGCATTCTCGGTGCTCTCAAGACTAACCTCGACGGTCAAAAGCAAGCCGACTATTTCCTCACACGCCTCGACGAGCCTGATCTCGACAAGAGAAGTGAAGCCGAAGCCTTCATGGTGGAAATGCTCGAGAAGAGTCACATGTACAAGATGTATCACAACTCAATGGGAGATCTTCCAGCTTTGGGCGAtctcgtcaagaagaaggagaatcACGATATCACATATCGTCCTGGGACTTTTGGAGAGTTGTACCGATATGGAACTGTGCATTGGGAACCAACCAGGGAGGTTGTGAGATTGGAGCCACAGAGAAATGGCGACGAAATTATATACGGTACGCCTACCAAAACTGCTGCTCAGATTAGGAATTAG
- a CDS encoding hypothetical protein (EggNog:ENOG41), with protein MEKVVEHEEKWRLTMAVDRERYRPIIKIRDAKSHKGLPNVIYEAAFQKVFEFSLSAGITEKLLTDIAQSFHLGKASKESLRKVIQRLLNIFRDKEALSLETDLLFLKDGTFMCNNSDFFFDDAARSRQRPLFFLRDKKQEIPEEVRAEKHGLVYVHMNGNIGNVVNGAGLAMATNDAISLYGGSSANFLDAGGQATKETMLQAFKIIMSDKRVKAILVNIYGESIIAAASKLGPLKVPMVVRLQGTNSEAGLQLLKDATLDIHVEADFGKAAQEAVRLADLGEKAP; from the exons ATGGAAAAGGTTGTGGAACATGAAGAGAAGTGGCGTCTCACTATGGCTGTTGACCGAGAGAGATATCGACCGATAATCAAGATTCGAGATGCCAAGAGTCACAAGGGTCTTCCCAATGTCATATACGAGGCTGCGTTTCAGAAAGTGTTCGAGTTCAGTCTGAGCGCCGGTATCACCGAGAAGTTACTCACCGACATAGCACAGAGCTTCCACTTGGGCAAGGCCTCAAaggagagcttgagaaaAGTCATCCAACGCCTTCTCAACATTTTCCGGGACAAGGAAGCGTTGAGTCTGGAAACAGATCTTTTGTTTCTCAAAGATGGAACGTTTATGTGTAACAACTCGGATTTCTTCTTCGACGACGCAGCGCGGTCGCGGCAACGACCGCTTTTTTTTCTGAGGGATAAGAAACAGGAGATCCCGGAAGAAGTGCGAGCTGAAAAGCATGGCCTGGTGTATGTTCATATGAATGGGAATATTGGAAATGTGGTTAATGGCGCGGGACTTGCGATGGCGACGAATGATGCGATTAGTCTGTATGGTGGTTCGAGTGCGAACTTTCTTGATGCTGGGGGTCAAGCGACGAAGGAGACGATGCTGCAGGctttcaagatcatcatgtctgATAAGCGAGTCAAGGCGATTCTGGTCAACATTTATGGCG AGTCTATCATCGCAGCAGCAAGCAAGCTCGGCCCCTTGAAAGTTCCCATGGTAGTCAGGTTACAGGGAACGAACTCGGAGGCTGGACTCCAGCTG CTTAAAGATGCGACTTTGGATATCCACGTTGAGGCAGACTTTGGAAAGGCGGCTCAGGAGGCAGTCAGGTTGGCCGACTTAGGAGAGAAAGCGCCATAG
- the URA7 gene encoding CTP synthase ura7 (EggNog:ENOG41~BUSCO:EOG092620EL~MEROPS:MER0437468) yields the protein MKVVLVSGGVISGVGKASSAGLLLKTLGLRVTTDPYINTDAGLLNPLEHGECFVLDDGGETDLDLGNYERYLGIQLSRDSNITTGKIYQQVIEKERRGDYLGKTFEVVPHITDAIQNWIERVAKIPVDASGESPDVCITIKQLRHRLGRDNFLSISVSYVPIINGEEKTKPTQHAIRQVRSAGLIPDVIACRCERELDVATITKIARSCQVEDEQVIGVRNMDTIYQVPLLLEQEGLLKLLRKGLALEKLEVAPPMAQKGQALWDLWKKTVVPDRHLEPVNIVLVGKYVSLDDSYLSVHKALEHSAMRCKRKLNLISVDSEHLEPDMQQKDPRKFHEAWAHVVRAQGIIVPGGFGTRGIRGMVDVAKWARERKLPYLGICLGMQTAVIEYARNVMGLKDATSEEFSATAEHKVVIFMPEGSKEKMGGTMRLGSRTSHFKPGTEWSKLRGLYGGVDVVEERHRHRYEVNPDYIEDLEKAGLSLTSMDDLGVRVETIELKDHPFFVGLQAHPEYKSKTLAPAPSLLGLVAASSGCLDEIIEAARVKKEATNGVSDVTNF from the exons ATGAAGGTTGTTCTTGTGAGCGGCGGAGTTATCTCTGGTGTAGGCAAAG CCAGTAGTGctggtcttcttctcaagactctcgGTCTTCGAGTCACG ACCGATCCTTATATCAACACCGACGCTGGTCTTCTTAACCCTCTCGA GCACGGCGAGTGCTTCGTTCTCGACGATGGCGGCGAG ACcgatctcgatcttggaAACTACGAGCG ATACCTTGGCATCCAATTGAGCCGTGACAGCAACATCACTACCGGCAAGATCTACCAGCAGGTCATT GAGAAGGAGCGACGCGGAGACTACTTGGGAAAGA CATTTGAGGTCGTTCCCCACATCACAGATGCCATTCAGAACTGGATTGAGCGCGTTGCCAAGATTCCAGTTGACGCTTCTGGTGAATCGCCAGATGTCTGCATCA CCATTAAGCAACTGCGACACAGACTCGGCCGCGACAACTTCCTCAGCATCAGCGTTTCCTACGTCCCTATCATCaatggagaggagaagaCAAAGCCCACTCAGCATGCCATCCGACAAGTTCGAAGCGCCGGTTTGATCCCCGATGTG ATTGCCTGCCGCTGCGAACGAGAACTCGACGTCGCTACCATCACAAAGATCGCCCGAAGCTGCCAAGTCGAAGATGAGCAGGTCATTGGCGTCCGCAACATGGACACCATCTACCAGGtccctctcctcctcgagcaGGAGGGTCTTCTTAAGCTTCTGCGCAAGGGTCtcgcccttgagaagcttgaggttgcTCCTCCCATGGCTCAAAAGGGCCAAGCTCTTTGGGACCTCTGGAAGAAGACCGTTGTCCCCGATCGACACCTCGAACCCGTCAACATTGTGTTGGTTGGCAAGTACGTCAGTCTTGACGACTCGTACCTCAGTGTTCACAAGGCACTCGAGCACTCTGCTATGCGATGCAAGCGCAAGCTGAACCTCATCTCCGTCGATTCCGAGCACCTCGAACCCGATATGCAGCAGAAGGACCCCCGAAAGTTCCACGAGGCCTGGGCTCATGTTGTTCGAGCTCAGGGTATCATCGTTCCTGGTGGTTTCGGTACTCGAGGTATCCGTGGTATGGTTGATGTCGCCAAATGGGCTCGTGAGCGAAAGCTCCCCTACCTCGGCATCTGCTTGGGTATGCAGACTGCAGTCATTGAGTACGCTCGCAACGTGATGGGTCTCAAGGATGCCACATCCGAGGAGTTCTCCGCCACCGCTGAGCACAAGGTTGTCATCTTCATGCCCGAGGGCTCCAAGGA GAAAATGGGTGGTACCATGCGACTTGGTAGCCGAACATCCCACTTCAAGCCCGGCACCGAATGGAGCAAGCTCCGAGGTCTGTACGGAGGAGTCGATGTCGTAGAGGAGCGTCACCGACATCGCTATGAGGTGAACCCCGACTAcattgaggatctcgagAAGGCTGGTCTTTCCTTGACCTCAATGGATGACCTCGGTGTCCGCGTTGAGACCATTGAGTTGAAGGACCATCCCTTCTTTGTTGG TCTCCAGGCTCACCCTGAGTACAAGTCCAAGACCTTGGCCCCCGCGCCTTCGC TGCTCGGACTTGTCGCCGCCAGCTCTGGATGCCTcgacgagatcatcgaggCCGCTCGCGTGAAGAAGGAGGCCACCAACGGAGTCAGCGATGTGACCAACTTTTAG
- a CDS encoding hypothetical protein (EggNog:ENOG41), with amino-acid sequence MKEVRPDVSAVFVPAKFAATAILEAIEAEVPLVVSVAEHVPVHDMLRVHEVLRTQSKTRLVGPNCPGIISPNQCRVGIMPYKQYTRGCVGIVSKSGTLSYEAVGSTSRVGLGQSLVVGMGGDMLPGTTLADGLKLFFNHDETKGIVVIGEIGGEAELEAAELIREHRRTSPRPKPVIAMVAGRTAPEGKAMGHAGAIWRDGDVTAEAKTKALEDAGAFIAPHPGVMGERMKELLGM; translated from the exons ATGAAGGAGGTCAGACCAGACGTCAGCGCCGTCTTTGTCCCAGCAAAATTCGCAGCCACAGCAATTCTCGAGGCGATTGAAGCAGAGGTTCCCCTCGTTGTCTCTGTAGCAGAACATGTACCTGTTCACGATATGCTTCGGGTTCATGAGGTCCTAAGAACACAGTCCAAGACCCGACTGGTAGGTCCCAATTGTCCTGGCATAATCTCCCCGAACCAGTGTCGTGTAGGCATAATGCCCTACAAGCAGTATACTCGCGGCTGTGTCGGTATAGTGTCCAAATCAGGTACATTGAGCTACGAAGCTGTTGGGTCTACTTCGCGAGTTGGCTTGGGACAGAGTCTTGTTGTGGGAATGGGAGGCGATATGCTACCAG GCACGACCCTGGCAGATGGActgaagctcttcttcaaccatGATGAAACCAAGGGAATCGTCGTCATTGGAGAAATTGGGGGCGAGGCGGAGCTCGAAGCCGCGGAGCTCATTAGAGAACATCGCCGCACGTCCCCAAGACCCAAGCCTGTCATAGCGATGGTAGCAGGGCGCACGGCGCCTGAAGGAAAGGCCATGGGACATGCTGGTGCGATCTggagagatggagatgtaACTGCAGAGGCTAAGACTAAAGCTCTAGAAGATGCAGGAGCTTTCATCGCGCCGCACCCTGGAGTCATGGGCGAAAGGATGAAGGAGTTGCTTGGGATGTAA
- a CDS encoding hypothetical protein (EggNog:ENOG41) — MEWTKATYNEQYEKWVPWMEDIYLRWFTKDNKTSYAAKQNLDKTKVTGVEQVDTLQDGVHNLAAGQVGQGGLLQPVGDLASKEGVNRAERQGRDENGGYVNKDVPGSGAMNSTANAVVGGGQGAAQGLQDVGKGVGNTVGGLLGGKKE; from the exons ATGGAGTGGACAAAGGCTACCTATAACGAGCAGTACGAGAAGTGGGTTCCTTGGATGGAGGACATTTATCTTCGTTGGTTCACCAAGGATAACAAGACAAGCTATGCGGCCAAGC AAAACCTCGACAAGACCAAAGTCACAGGCGTCGAACAGGTCGACACTCTCCAAGACGGCGTCCATAACCTCGCTGCCGGTCAAGTTGGCCAAGGAGGACTTCTCCAACCCGTCGGCGACCTCGCATCCAAGGAGGGCGTGAACCGAGCTGAGCGACAAGGCCGTGATGAGAACGGCGGATACGTCAACAAGGATGTTCCAGGCTCTGGAGCTATGAACAGCACAGCGAATGCTGTTGTCGGTGGTGGACAGGGTGCTGCTCAAGGACTGCAAGATGTTGGAAAGGGTGTTGGTAACACCGTTGGCGGACTCTTGGGTGGAAAGAAGGAGTAA